A genomic stretch from Shewanella sediminis HAW-EB3 includes:
- a CDS encoding sensor domain-containing phosphodiesterase — protein sequence MSLSYESIIPVIPSLTDSNVSIKRYGAILTMLLDGSPLEEILIALVLHIEEEKLGTKGSVLLLSDDGKRLLNGAAPNLPDDYNQAIHGIEIGDGVGSCGTAASTGQRVIVEDVETHPFWEVFKALPLAAGLNACWSEPIKGSQGKVLGTFAMYYDTIKSPTEKDLLLISEAARLASLAIERSRALQFERLTGNIFNHLPLGLVITDLHWTVLNANPAFYAITELTSGLETKFDPVQFFKRSGEDTLDSMLASLATKEAWQGELVGTRASGESFYLEVTVNMFKERGSQELCYSWLFSDITERKRASALIDYQANYDSLTQLANRNYLFKIVQAEIESDSLSPGFGFMLMDLDNFKQINDTLGHDKGDQLLVEVAKRIESSTKGRALVARLGGDEFALFLPGMVKESDLVRQAHAINDSVVLPYLLGQDKRVLTSISIGIARFPEDAMNLEQVLNCADQAMYISKSEGRNCFHFFTQQMQLDAELTAKLHNDLKFALETNAFELYYQPIVCLEENKIVRAEVLLRWKHEGAFISPEVFIPVAESSGLIVELGHWVRKEAMASLLEFKRKGIEIGLSINVSMYEFWSHALQDCLVTSINDIAVDLTTDSFPFDGITLEITESLLMKQHQHLIDALQKLRDMGIEIAVDDFGTGYSSLSYLSHFPVDHIKIDKCFIQESGSSVKQQALVKAITTLSHALDLHVIAEGVETEEELQFVRSADIEAVQGYYFYKPMPKQNLLTLLE from the coding sequence ATGAGCCTAAGTTATGAATCAATAATACCCGTTATTCCGAGCCTAACCGATTCTAATGTCAGTATAAAACGCTACGGCGCCATACTGACCATGCTGTTAGATGGCTCTCCTCTCGAAGAGATTCTTATCGCTCTGGTTCTTCACATTGAAGAGGAGAAGCTGGGCACGAAAGGCTCTGTACTGCTATTGAGCGATGACGGTAAACGTCTTCTCAATGGTGCGGCTCCAAATCTTCCCGATGATTATAATCAAGCGATTCATGGTATTGAGATCGGTGATGGTGTCGGCTCTTGCGGCACTGCGGCATCTACCGGTCAAAGGGTTATCGTCGAAGATGTCGAGACTCACCCCTTTTGGGAGGTCTTTAAAGCATTGCCTCTGGCAGCGGGTCTTAACGCTTGTTGGTCTGAGCCTATCAAGGGCAGTCAGGGAAAAGTGCTGGGTACGTTTGCCATGTACTATGACACCATTAAGTCTCCTACTGAGAAAGACCTGTTACTCATTTCGGAAGCGGCCAGACTTGCTAGCTTGGCCATCGAGCGAAGCAGGGCGCTTCAGTTCGAGCGGTTAACGGGAAATATCTTCAACCATCTCCCCTTGGGGCTGGTGATCACCGATCTGCACTGGACTGTTCTGAATGCCAACCCGGCATTTTATGCGATAACTGAGCTTACTTCGGGCCTTGAAACCAAATTTGACCCGGTACAGTTTTTTAAACGATCGGGGGAAGATACACTCGATAGTATGCTTGCCAGCCTGGCTACCAAAGAAGCCTGGCAGGGAGAGCTCGTTGGCACCAGAGCGTCAGGTGAGAGTTTCTATCTGGAAGTGACAGTGAACATGTTTAAAGAGCGCGGTTCACAAGAGCTATGTTACTCGTGGTTATTCAGTGATATTACCGAACGTAAACGCGCCTCAGCCCTAATCGATTATCAAGCAAATTATGATTCATTGACGCAACTGGCCAACCGTAACTATCTGTTTAAAATTGTTCAAGCCGAAATAGAGTCCGATAGCTTAAGTCCGGGCTTTGGTTTTATGTTGATGGATCTTGATAATTTCAAGCAGATCAACGACACCTTAGGCCATGATAAGGGTGATCAACTTCTTGTCGAGGTGGCAAAACGAATCGAATCCAGTACTAAAGGTAGGGCCTTGGTTGCTCGATTAGGAGGTGATGAATTTGCGCTTTTCCTGCCTGGTATGGTCAAAGAGAGCGATCTTGTCCGGCAGGCACATGCAATCAATGACTCGGTTGTTTTGCCCTATCTGTTGGGCCAGGACAAGCGTGTATTAACCAGTATCAGTATCGGTATTGCCAGATTTCCAGAAGATGCCATGAACCTTGAACAGGTACTCAATTGTGCCGATCAGGCGATGTATATCTCGAAGAGTGAGGGACGAAACTGTTTTCACTTCTTTACTCAGCAGATGCAACTTGATGCAGAACTAACGGCCAAACTACATAACGACCTAAAATTTGCACTGGAGACTAATGCATTCGAACTCTACTATCAGCCGATTGTCTGTCTGGAAGAGAATAAAATAGTTCGAGCAGAGGTGTTATTAAGGTGGAAGCATGAAGGGGCTTTCATCTCCCCTGAAGTGTTCATCCCCGTCGCCGAAAGCAGTGGATTGATCGTCGAGTTGGGTCACTGGGTTCGTAAAGAAGCCATGGCTTCTCTGCTGGAGTTTAAGCGTAAAGGGATAGAGATCGGTCTGTCGATCAATGTTTCTATGTACGAGTTTTGGTCCCACGCTTTACAAGATTGTCTTGTCACCTCGATTAATGATATCGCCGTGGATTTAACCACGGATAGTTTCCCTTTCGATGGTATTACTTTGGAGATCACCGAGTCGCTCTTGATGAAGCAGCATCAGCATCTCATCGATGCACTCCAGAAGCTGAGAGATATGGGGATAGAAATTGCGGTCGATGATTTTGGTACGGGTTACTCCTCCTTATCTTATTTGAGTCATTTCCCAGTCGATCACATCAAGATAGATAAATGTTTTATTCAAGAGTCCGGCTCTTCGGTGAAACAACAAGCTTTGGTAAAGGCTATCACCACATTGAGCCATGCGCTGGATCTACACGTGATTGCGGAGGGGGTAGAAACTGAAGAGGAGCTTCAGTTTGTTCGATCTGCAGATATCGAGGCCGTTCAGGGCTATTACTTCTATAAACCTATGCCTAAACAGAACTTGCTGACTTTGCTGGAGTAA
- a CDS encoding RsmB/NOP family class I SAM-dependent RNA methyltransferase — protein MLNSPLSPSSTELVISVLDMVLSEGKPLDRAYSVHFSGLQLAPSEQARITKVAGDILRRLNLYCFLSDVKPEEMSRLGTRLINAWHLFHELELPKLQYSLPLVEAEYFARLEEAKKQPALWDGCPEWLDEMGQSQLGEAWAKERAALNTQPKRFIRTNLLKCTREELAKKLRNEQVQTQEVEGVDTALEVTSDSALFRTESFKKGWFEQQDAGSQLVAAAVDAKPGMRVIDACAGAGGKTLSIASQMKGKGRLLAMDVEQWKLDSLKQRARRANADNIETRIIASSKTIKRLKLSADRVLLDVPCSGLGVLKRNPDAKWRDTPERLPVLVELQKHILQSYSRMVKVGGMLVYATCSIMPEENRNQVDAFLAENDHFKFIEDETISVADSGFDGFYLAKLERIAE, from the coding sequence ATGCTTAACTCTCCGCTTTCACCTAGCTCGACAGAATTGGTTATTAGTGTATTAGATATGGTCTTATCTGAAGGTAAACCTTTAGACAGAGCCTATTCGGTACACTTTTCAGGCCTACAACTTGCGCCATCAGAACAGGCCCGTATCACCAAGGTTGCCGGAGATATCTTACGTAGATTGAACTTGTACTGTTTCCTGTCCGATGTGAAACCCGAAGAGATGTCTCGTCTGGGTACGCGTTTGATAAATGCATGGCACCTGTTTCATGAGCTTGAACTTCCTAAGCTGCAATATTCTCTGCCACTTGTTGAAGCCGAATATTTTGCTCGTCTCGAAGAGGCTAAGAAGCAACCGGCACTTTGGGATGGTTGTCCCGAGTGGCTCGATGAGATGGGTCAATCACAGCTTGGTGAAGCTTGGGCCAAAGAGCGTGCGGCATTAAATACGCAACCTAAGCGTTTTATTCGTACTAACTTATTAAAGTGTACCCGTGAAGAGTTAGCCAAAAAATTACGCAACGAGCAGGTTCAAACCCAGGAAGTTGAAGGCGTAGATACCGCGTTGGAGGTCACTTCTGACTCCGCCCTGTTCCGTACCGAAAGCTTTAAAAAGGGTTGGTTTGAACAGCAAGATGCTGGCTCTCAGTTGGTTGCTGCCGCTGTCGATGCAAAACCGGGTATGCGTGTTATCGATGCCTGCGCCGGAGCGGGTGGTAAAACATTATCAATCGCATCTCAAATGAAAGGCAAGGGCCGCTTATTAGCGATGGATGTAGAACAGTGGAAGCTCGATAGCCTCAAGCAACGTGCACGACGTGCTAATGCCGATAATATCGAGACACGTATCATTGCCAGCAGCAAGACGATTAAGCGCCTTAAACTCAGTGCCGACAGAGTTCTGCTCGATGTACCTTGTTCGGGACTGGGTGTACTTAAACGTAACCCGGATGCTAAGTGGCGTGATACGCCGGAGCGTCTGCCAGTTTTGGTTGAGCTACAAAAGCATATCTTGCAAAGCTACAGTCGTATGGTGAAAGTTGGCGGCATGTTGGTCTACGCAACATGTTCAATTATGCCGGAAGAAAACCGTAACCAGGTAGATGCTTTTCTTGCTGAAAATGATCATTTTAAGTTTATCGAAGATGAGACTATTAGTGTTGCGGATTCAGGTTTCGATGGTTTTTACTTAGCCAAACTTGAGCGTATTGCTGAATAG
- a CDS encoding DEAD/DEAH box helicase encodes MSFSTLGLSAPILNAISELGYLTPTPIQAEAIPLALKGKNLIAAAQTGSGKTATFVLPILEMLARSETQRKKRARALILTPTRELAVQVCKSIEVYGKNLNLKSIAIYGGVDYAPQKQALIDGVDIVVATPGRLRDLYTQRAIHFDEIEMLVLDEADRMLDMGFIEDITKIIDTLPEERQNLLFSATLSRQVRELAKDTVSNAIQLSFNKERAGKPNIDQWLITVDKDKKSALLSHLINENNWQQALIFIETKHGAGKLVSQLEKRGIEAECIHSGRTQAIREKILADFKTGKIKYLISTGVSARGIDIDVLPLVINYDLPFPADEYVHRIGRTGRAGAAGEAISLVSKDDFKNLCMIERRLDHLIERKVVEGFEPRKVVPVSVLNFEPKNKPVRDAASKEERGHSKSSKPAYSKRDSSKSNSSKSRSLKDSSSKNRSSSNNRSDNKESSADNKLPLNPWNR; translated from the coding sequence ATGTCATTTTCTACACTCGGATTAAGCGCTCCTATCTTAAATGCTATTAGCGAACTGGGCTATCTGACGCCTACGCCTATTCAGGCTGAAGCCATTCCGCTGGCGCTTAAAGGCAAAAACCTAATTGCTGCTGCGCAAACGGGTAGTGGTAAGACAGCCACTTTTGTGTTGCCAATCCTTGAGATGTTGGCCCGTAGTGAAACGCAACGTAAAAAACGTGCTCGTGCGCTTATACTTACACCGACCAGAGAACTCGCGGTGCAGGTTTGTAAGAGCATTGAGGTGTACGGTAAAAATCTTAATCTTAAATCCATAGCCATCTATGGTGGTGTCGATTATGCGCCGCAAAAACAGGCGTTAATTGATGGTGTCGACATCGTTGTTGCAACACCTGGCCGTCTACGGGACTTGTATACCCAGCGCGCGATCCACTTCGATGAGATTGAGATGTTAGTGCTCGATGAAGCTGACAGAATGCTGGATATGGGTTTTATCGAAGATATCACTAAGATTATCGATACACTGCCTGAAGAGAGACAAAATTTACTGTTTTCAGCCACACTTTCCAGACAGGTAAGAGAACTGGCTAAAGACACGGTTTCCAATGCGATCCAGCTCTCCTTTAATAAAGAGCGTGCAGGTAAGCCAAATATTGACCAGTGGCTCATTACTGTTGATAAAGATAAGAAGTCGGCGCTGTTAAGCCACCTAATCAATGAAAATAACTGGCAGCAGGCACTCATTTTTATCGAAACCAAACATGGTGCCGGTAAATTAGTGAGCCAGCTTGAGAAGCGTGGCATTGAGGCTGAATGTATTCACAGCGGTCGTACACAGGCCATTCGTGAGAAAATATTAGCCGACTTTAAAACAGGTAAGATCAAGTATTTAATTTCGACTGGAGTATCTGCACGCGGTATCGACATCGACGTACTACCGCTGGTGATCAACTATGATCTGCCTTTCCCTGCCGACGAATACGTACATCGTATTGGCCGTACGGGACGTGCGGGTGCTGCGGGTGAAGCTATCTCTTTGGTGTCGAAAGACGATTTTAAAAATCTGTGCATGATTGAAAGGCGTCTAGATCATTTGATTGAAAGAAAGGTGGTTGAAGGTTTTGAGCCGCGTAAAGTAGTGCCGGTTTCTGTTTTGAACTTCGAGCCTAAAAATAAGCCTGTTAGAGATGCTGCGTCTAAAGAGGAGCGCGGACACTCTAAATCATCAAAGCCTGCTTATTCTAAGCGTGACTCTTCAAAATCAAATTCTTCAAAAAGTAGGTCTTTAAAAGATAGCTCTTCAAAAAATCGGTCTTCAAGCAATAATCGTTCAGATAACAAAGAAAGCTCAGCAGATAACAAGCTTCCGCTTAACCCTTGGAACCGTTAG